CGCCCCGTTGCCGGTGCGGTGTCCCCCCGGCGGCAGCCGCTGTAGCAGTGCCGAGTCTTCTAATAAACGTGCTGCTAACTCTGTTTCCCGCCGCCTCTCATTTCCCGCCGCGGTAACGGCGCCCTGGGGAGCGCGCGGGGCGGCGCTTCCGGCGGCGCTGCCGgaagggaaggggtgggggcgggAAGCGCTTCCGGGACGCTGCGGCACCGGCGGCGGAGCTGGTACCGGCTGCGGAGAGCGGCCGGGCCGCGGCCGGTGAGTGCGGGAGgcagggcgggggcgggcggcggctcTGCGGGGCCCGTCAGCCGCCGCGGGGGGAGCAGGGCCGAGGCTAGGCCCtgccggcgggggcggccctGGGCGCGGCGCGACCCTCCCCGTCGGTACCGGTGCCTCCCCCGCAGGAGCCATGGCTGCGGACTCGGAGGTGCTGCACTTCCAGTTCGAGCAGCAGGGGGATGCCGTGCTGCAGAATATGAACCTCCTGCGGCAGCAGAACCTCTTCTGCGACGTCTCCATTTACATCAACGACACCGAGTTCCAGGGGCACAAGGTGATCTTCGCCGCGTGCTCCACCTTCATGAGGGATCAGTTTCTGCTCAATCAGTCGAAGCAGGTGCGGATCACCATCCTGCAGAGCGCCGAGGTAGGCAGAAAGCTGTTGCTGTCTTGTTACACGGGGGCTCTGGAAGTCAAGAAGAAGGAGCTGCTGAAATACCTCACCGCTGCGAGTTACCTCCAGATGGTTCACATCGTGGAGAAGTGTACCGAAGCCCTGTCAAAATACCTGGAAATCGATGCTTCCATGGAGAGTGGCAGCCAGGCTGCGGAGAGGTGTCATTCCTCGGACGCTGAGCTGAGAAACGGGGATGAGGTTCTAGATAAAGACTGTGAAATAATCGAGATTTCTGAAGACAGCCCAGCGAATGCAGAATACCCAGTGAAACAGGAGAAGGGGGATGTCGTGCGGCCTGCAGCGCAGAGCTTGGTCTCGGAAAGAAAGGacacaaaaaccccagaaataTCAACCGTTGAAATAGGATACAAGGACGACGAAATCTGCATCTTCAGAATGGACTCTATGAGTGTAGCGAATGTAGAGAACGATCATTTTCCTCAGCCTTGTACTTCCTCTAAAACAAGTTTGTATTTTCCGGAAACCCAGCACTCCTTGATAAATTCTACAGttgaaagcagaaatacagaaatgtcgGGAAATCACTTCCAGGCTTTTGTCGGTGACAATCCAGAAGGAACTTCTAGTCTGATGAACGGGTTCCAGAGCCTGGAGGACTCCGGCAGCTCGTGGCGGCACCAGTGTCCCAAGTGCCCGAGGGGATTTCTGCATCTTGAGAACTATCTCAGACATCTGAAAATGCACAAACTCTTCTTGTGTTTGCAGTGTGGCAAAACATTTACGCAAAAAAAGAATCTCAACAGGCACATCCGGGGGCACATGGGCATCCGCCCCTTCCAGTGCATGGTGTGCTTGAAGACCTTCACTGCCAAAAGCACGCTTCAGGATCACCTCAACATACACAGTGGCGACAGGCCCTACAAGTGTCATTGCTGCGACATGGACTTTAAACACAAGTCTGCTcttaaaaagcatttaacttCTGTCCATGGAAGGAGCAGCAGtgaaaaaccaaacataaacACTGTTACAAAAGTTAAAATAGATTATGATTAACAGATGGGTGGATGTGGAGCCAGGGTCCACAAAAAGCTCCTGCCTAGTGAAATTCTAGATGAAATTCTAGATACAGATCCCCATGTAATGGAGAGAAGCACAAATACGTGACCAGTGATCAAAGGCAGGCCTTGTGAGCAGCAGCCTTGCCTGCTGTATTAAGGTTGCTATTGCTGTTAGCGCAAAAAAGGTGTTTACTAGTTGAAAGTAAGCtgcaaaatacaggaaatgaTTTCACACTTCTATTATCATGGATGCGTTCTGatccacacacccccccacacttATGTTTTGCATTCCGCTGATTCAAGGGCAGACACTGCCAATTTTCAAACTGTTACTGATATTGCAATAAGCTGAAGCCTGAGCCATGATGTTCCTGATCTATAATGGctaaggaaaggaaatgtttgtatttattCGGCACATCAGTCATTCCCACCCAGTTCATATACCATTTATCGTGAAATCACCTCCTTATTTGCCCAGCCTTTCAATGGAAAGAAGGCATGTTTTCATACTCAAGTCTGTGATACTTAAGAAAGAACAcgacaaacaaaaaataatcaaggaAGCTTGCAGATTGCCTCTTGCATGGAGAGAATtggtaaaagagaaagaaacagtaTTGCCTTGCAGTTCATTTTTAACTGGATAGTCTTATTAGAAGGACTTGTGTTTAGTTTTATGAATGAGTTCTGAATTTTTCTAAACTACTttcttctgatcttttttttcccatcctacCAGTGTTTTGCACCTGCATTTGACTAATTCCGACTAAGTTAGTCCTGTTTGTTGAGTTGTAATGTTTGCCTTAGTTTTTTACAAATCTTAGATATATACACTAATGTGAAAAATTAAGCTGTGTGCTGTTACGTAATGGCAGTTTCTAGgttaattttgaaaacaatcCTTTATATCTTACTAGGAACGGCTTAGACATAGAGGTCTTCCCGTactctgattctgtgatactgtaaAACAGTAACTATGTGTGTTTGGATAGGCGTGTTTGTACTTTGTCAAAGGCTATTTCAGTTTCATCCCAAGCAACGAAAGCCCTGTAACGCAGAATCTTTATCTTGTACCTGTCCTTGACTGGTATATGTTTCTTCCCCTTAATGTGATATGAATAAAGAGTCGATTCAGTTGTTAATGTGAGATAATGGTACTTACATTAGATTCTCTCCAGTTAGCAACAAGCAGTAGTCCTTAATCTAGTCTGTATGACGAGGGTATGCTTTCCTTCAGGTGCCAGAAGTGCCATGACAAAGTTCTTGCTCTGCATCCAGAAGCCTGACCTATGTGTTCCATAACctggctgttttaaaaagacaataGTTTTTTATGTCAGTTAACAGGTTTCACTTACTTTTCTCCCCTGTGTCTGTGAGTGCACCGGCCATTGTCTGGGGTTCTCTTTGTCAGCTACGTGAGGGGTTAGATATGTACAATACCTGCCATGCAGTTTCCTGTTTTTATCTATAAAAGGCATGGTCAGCTGTGCCATCATTGTTTCTGTCTTCATCTACTGGAAATGTCAGTTGAAAGGTTtgtaaaaacttattttctaaGGGCTTTTTAAAGCTCTTAATCTGATATTATTAACACTTAAAGTACATATTAGTTGGACTGCAGCAATATTTGCAGGTCCCGGTCCGTACTAGGCCTCGTGGTGGTTGACGGTGTATGCCTTCCTCCAAAACCCTGGGGTCTCAATAGGCGAGCAGTGTGGTCAGAAGCTGAGGACGCCACTAGTGCCATATTCCTCcaaaaagtcacagaaatgtCTGACTTTACACAGAGGGTTGACTTGTGAAGGGCTCCATTGTATTGGAGCATTGGAAAGGCGCGGGTGCCACGTTGACATACCCGCGTGTCCCTGTGAACAATGACAGAAATTACATCCCCAGGGTAAGCAGCTAGTGCAACTGTGAATTAAAGTCACCTGGTTTACCCAGTACTATAAGTGTAAGGCCCAACCTTTCACAATCTCTGCTATTATATTAAAAGTTgacaatttgttttattttggcaaTTTTTTACTATCATTAAAAAGGTTTGTAAGTCATTTATGGTGTGACTGCCTgacattttgcaaaaaaaattgcattttatagcattgtcttctgtttgctttcattagTCTGTCACTGTTTACAGCCTTTTTGATCTTGTGATTGGtattgtttgcttgtttttcacaAAATACCATTACTTTTGGATTCTTACTTGCATAAGAATTAAGAgtctgattttcaaaagcatgctAATACCTGCACTGGCCCTTACTGGGTAATGTTAACTTGGGTATACACACAGGTTTGTATGTAGCTTTTCATTTGTGTCTACAGACTGACTTAGTTAAAATAAGCTCCTTCATCCTTGGAAGAGGCCATAAAGCAAGGGAAAAGTTTACTTCCCTCCCCCTATCCTTTTTACATTGAGCTGCTATTACTGTAGTTCAGTAAATACATGTATTGTGCATTTATGGGACAGATTTGGTTCAACTGTGCTAAAATTCATTCAGTTAATATGCATTTTTGGCAGGTGTATGATTATCATTGGTAACACTTCAAAAGATCACTCCTTGCTTTTTGTTCAACTGGTTTTTGTAGGTATATGCATGGGTATTTCCTTGTGTGTCCAAGGGCAAACCGAGACTGATCTTTTGAGGTGTGTCGTCTGTGGGATCAGGACCACGAGTTATTTTGCTGTTGTATTGCATGTAAACATGCGAGGGAGTCGTGTCGTGTGGGGGGCCAACAGCATGTTCTGTTCTGTGGCTAGAGTGTCTTAGTAAGCTTTGTAAACAAAAACTGATTTTGTGCACGTTCACATTAGTGTTTCCTCTCCCGTCTGTACATGTAATCACTTGTCCTGTCATAACACaataaatgaaatgcaaacaaGACGCTGTTTCAGAAATATGTATGCTTTCTTCTAATCACAGTGAAATAATTCTGCATGTACCTTGGGATTTACTAGTTTGGCTTGCTGTGGTGAGTAAACAAGATGTTGTAAATTAAATACGGTGTCCAAGTGGCAGTCATTGAGCGAAGCATTTTTTCCGTCCTCAGAAGGGTCTGTCAGCAGCACCTACCTGTCCGATGACCGCTTCCTCCTCAGAAATCACCACTCTACACTGCCTCGGCCTTCATTAGAACACCTGGTTTGGTCTTTGTGAGTGACCAGAGCAATGAGGTGCCGCCCACGGGCTTTTCTCGTGGCTGGGCTGAGGTGGAGCAGCAGCCCCGGGGCTCTGAGGCCACCCCTGTGAGGCAGCTTTGCCTCTCACCTCCTCGGAAGGCCACGGCGGGTGGCAGTGGGGCAGGTGACATGCGCCACAGACGGCATCCCATCCCCTAGTGATGTTAAAgttgttaattaaaatataaaaaggaaaataaagaagcGAGGCCGGCAGCGAAGACAAGGCGGTAGGCATCGaggaggcgccgccgcggccAGGAgcgccgccagggggcgccgccgccggcgggagcCGCTCTGCCACGCTGCATCCATTGCGTCCGCGCCGCCATCTCTATGATAGCTCCCCGTCCGTCTCCCGCCGTGCcccgcgcggggcggcggcgcggggcggccgtTGGGCTCTCGCGAGAGGGGGCGTGGCGGCGCGCCCTCCCGGCTGTCAGCGCGATGAGGCGGCGCCGCCGGGGCCCCCGCCGCTGCCTccgccgggccgcgccgcgctgcccgcccccccATGGCGTGTGAgaggccggggccgccgcctgctcccggccccgccgcccgcgcctCGCAGGTAGGAGCGGGCTGGGCGGGAGCGGCTGGCGCGGGGGGACGCGGTGACCCGGCGGGGCCCCGCCCg
The Phalacrocorax carbo chromosome 18, bPhaCar2.1, whole genome shotgun sequence DNA segment above includes these coding regions:
- the ZBTB6 gene encoding zinc finger and BTB domain-containing protein 6; its protein translation is MAADSEVLHFQFEQQGDAVLQNMNLLRQQNLFCDVSIYINDTEFQGHKVIFAACSTFMRDQFLLNQSKQVRITILQSAEVGRKLLLSCYTGALEVKKKELLKYLTAASYLQMVHIVEKCTEALSKYLEIDASMESGSQAAERCHSSDAELRNGDEVLDKDCEIIEISEDSPANAEYPVKQEKGDVVRPAAQSLVSERKDTKTPEISTVEIGYKDDEICIFRMDSMSVANVENDHFPQPCTSSKTSLYFPETQHSLINSTVESRNTEMSGNHFQAFVGDNPEGTSSLMNGFQSLEDSGSSWRHQCPKCPRGFLHLENYLRHLKMHKLFLCLQCGKTFTQKKNLNRHIRGHMGIRPFQCMVCLKTFTAKSTLQDHLNIHSGDRPYKCHCCDMDFKHKSALKKHLTSVHGRSSSEKPNINTVTKVKIDYD